In Porites lutea chromosome 1, jaPorLute2.1, whole genome shotgun sequence, a single genomic region encodes these proteins:
- the LOC140932362 gene encoding uncharacterized protein — MSLARAYENPHERGALGGVDSFAKAHKLKTPQAQHILQSVLSYTLHKPRRSRFPTTPTLVFDRDEQWQMDLVDMQKLSRWNKGNKYLLTVIDVLSKYAWAIPIKSKSSKEMIRGLEGIRRQASPRQPLRVQTDQGKEFYNAGVQAWFKKHDWDHFSTYGDSKASVVERWHRTLKQRMYRYFTAHNTLRYVDVLQPLIHSYNQSYHRSIGMAPHQVTEKTVPEVWDRLYGKRLQQKTPPPKCRVGDRVRLNKKHRPFQKGYLPGWTEEVFVVTHVRRHPIVTYRLSEWDGTPIKGTFYEHDVQKVQVSDDSLFRVEKVLKRKGRNVLVRWKGWPAKYDSWIPAHGAKKTNKTSYKKKGTVSGLNTN; from the coding sequence ATGTCGTTAGCACGCGCTTACGAGAATCCCCATGAACGAGGGGCTTTGGGTGGGGTAGACTCTTTTGCCAAAGCCCACAAATTGAAAACTCCTCAAGCGCAACACATTCTGCAATCCGTGCTCAGTTATACGTTGCACAAACCCCGACGGAGTCGTTTCCCTACTACTCCCACCCTGGTGTTTGACAGAGACGAACAATGGCAAATGGATTTGGTGGACATGCAAAAACTCAGTCGATGGAATAAGGGCAACAAATATTTGCTGACTGTGATTGATGTGTTGTCCAAGTATGCGTGGGCCATCCCTATCAAATCCAAAAGCAGTAAAGAAATGATACGAGGGTTGGAAGGAATTCGCCGACAAGCCTCACCTCGACAACCACTTCGCGTGCAGAcggatcaaggcaaagaattttATAATGCTGGGGTGCAAGCTTGGTTCAAGAAACACGACTGGGATCATTTTTCAACGTATGGGGATAGTAAGGCCTCCGTGGTGGAACGATGGCATCGCACGTTAAAACAGCGGATGTATCGCTACTTTACGGCGCACAATACGTTACGGTATGTGGACGTGTTACAACCGTTAATCCACTCGTACAATCAATCCTATCATCGGAGTATTGGCATGGCTCCGCATCAAGTCACGGAAAAAACCGTGCCCGAGGTTTGGGACAGACTCTACGGTAAACGCTTACAACAAAAGACACCACCTCCCAAATGTCGAGTGGGTGATCGCGTACGCCTCAACAAGAAACATCGACCCTTTCAAAAAGGCTATCTACCTGGATGGACAgaagaagtgtttgtggtcACGCATGTACGTCGACATCCCATCGTGACCTATCGACTCAGTGAATGGGACGGTACGCCTATAAAAGGTACCTTTTACGAACACGATGTGCAAAAGGTGCAAGTGTCGGATGACTCGTTATTTCGGgtcgaaaaagtcttgaaacgtAAAGGACGCAACGTGTTAGTGCGTTGGAAAGGCTGGCCGGCCAAGTACGATAGTTGGATTCCAGCCCATGGTGcgaagaaaacaaacaagacatCGTACAAAAAGAAGGGCACGGTTTCTGGACTCAATACCAACTGA
- the LOC140932369 gene encoding uncharacterized protein F54H12.2-like, producing MSLNLFDVPDVDYRYEASRDVTFQPALTGIQPITFSIPASEDYYDLNELRFQVKVRLTDPATGYLGLKADLAASDGNNTRNTYCVNNFAHSIFRDITMSMNGVLMTEQSNTYHYRAYLETLVNYNREEGATKLAPQGWVNQLNVIEEMGATGANSDVPTNAAWSGNTELRALTSRLLSENWHTFIIRPHLPPLKTGKCLVPGVQLDFELFLNPNSVYLMGTPNKGTLVAKKFPAIHNDDIKVTLLMRKVTLNASVYVRLQKERQLRKEIVRYPVVRSEIRTFSFDGRTTQWEQDNVFVGRFPDRVIVGLLHSNAFNGDLQRYPFAFEKFGVTQVRQSLNGEEYPYRTLELTGDQAYEDLLGYDRFLQAMGSYNEDKIPMLLPSDWGQGNNCTLFMFNNVPSGKADDPQYRNPRQSGNVRLVIDFRAAVNHNITVLVWSEYENAYEINHLGGIKYNING from the coding sequence atgtcGCTCAATTTGTTTGATGTCCCAGATGTGGATTACCGGTACGAAGCCTCCCGGGACGTGACGTTTCAACCTGCCTTAACGGGAATACAACCCATCACGTTTTCCATCCCGGCCTCGGAAGATTATTATGATCTCAACGAACTCCGTTTCCAAGTCAAAGTACGTCTGACTGATCCTGCTACTGGGTATCTAGGATTAAAAGCCGATTTGGCCGCTTCCGATGGTAACAATACCAGAAACACCTactgcgtcaacaattttgCCCACTCTATCTTTCGAGATATTACCATGAGCATGAATGGCGTCCTCATGACTGAACAGAGCAATACCTACCATTACAGAGCCTACCTGGAAACCTTAGTAAATTACAACCGAGAAGAAGGAGCCACCAAGTTAGCCCCTCAAGGCTGGGTGAATCAACTCAATGTGATTGAAGAAATGGGAGCCACAGGTGCCAATTCCGATGTCCCTACTAATGCTGCTTGGAGTGGAAATACAGAATTGCGAGCCTTGACCAGCCGGTTGCTGAGCGAAAATTGGCACACCTTTATCATCCGTCCCCATTTACCACCCCTCAAGACGGGTAAATGTTTGGTGCCCGGTGTGCAGCTGGACTTTGAATTGTTTCTGAACCCCAACTCTGTCTACTTGATGGGTACTCCCAACAAAGGGACCTTGGTTGCCAAGAAATTTCCTGCCATTCATAATGATGACATCAAAGTCACCTTACTAATGCGAAAAGTGACCTTGAACGCGAGTGTCTATGTCAGACTGCAAAAAGAAAGACAACTGCGAAAAGAGATTGTGCGCTACCCAGTGGTTCGAAGTGAAATCCGCACCTTCTCCTTTGATGGAAGAACTACCCAGTGGGAACAAGACAATGTGTTTGTGGGTCGATTTCCCGATCGAGTGATAGTGGGGTTGCTGCATTCCAATGCCTTCAATGGAGACCTACAAAGATAcccctttgcctttgaaaagtttggggtcACCCAAGTACGACAGAGTTTGAATGGAGAAGAATATCCTTACAGAACCCTAGAACTAACAGGAGATCAAGCCTATGAAGATCTGCTGGGCTACGATCGCTTTCTACAAGCCATGGGTTCCTACAATGAAGACAAGATTCCCATGCTGTTGCCCAGTGATTGGGGACAGGGGAACAACTGCACGTTGTTCATGTTCAACAATGTGCCAAGCGGCAAAGCCGATGACCCTCAGTATCGCAACCCCCGTCAATCGGGCAATGTGCGACTGGTGATTGATTTCAGGGCCGCTGTCAAT